In a genomic window of Telopea speciosissima isolate NSW1024214 ecotype Mountain lineage chromosome 5, Tspe_v1, whole genome shotgun sequence:
- the LOC122660940 gene encoding glucan endo-1,3-beta-D-glucosidase-like has translation MHSLKLLRLLFFSFFLFHLLQLLHNVSGVGVNYGTIGNNLPSPKRVAQLLQSTLIDKVKIYDTNPDILESFSNTGIDLIVAVENSHVSNISSNPSAAQLWFTNRIAPFLPATSIVAIAVGNEFLTTTGLDSNPLTLFTAMQNIHSVLVARGLDRKIKVTTPHSMAVLASSFPPSASTFALNLMPSMTSIVGFLADTGAPFMVNAYPYFAYRDNPSRIDLQYALLGNSTGVKDPKGYVYTNMLDAQIDAVRSAINALGFGNRSIEITVSESGWPSKGESGDTAATPENAKTYNTRLIERGDSNRGTPMRPKDVVEVFVFALFNENQKEGGVSERNFGIFNGDGSKVYELDLSCKFCSSSSNGEGKMSGFGDRGTSGPRGASVWCVAKPHADEKVLQAVLDFCCGPGGVDCKEVFQRGGCFEPNKLHAHASYAMNAYYQMHGRNYWNCDFKSTGLVTFSDPSYGACRYPQQ, from the exons ATGCATTCTCTCAAGCTTCTACGattactcttcttctccttcttccttttccaccTCCTGCAACTACTCCATAACGTTTCAGGAGTGGGTGTTAACTATGGCACCATTGGGAACAACCTTCCTTCCCCAAAGAGGGTAGCTCAGCTTCTCCAATCCACCCTCATCGACAAGGTGAAGATCTACGACACCAACCCTGACATCCTTGAATCTTTCTCCAACACCGGCATTGACCTCATCGTCGCTGTCGAGAACTCCCATGTCTCCAACATCAGCTCCAATCCCTCCGCCGCTCAACTCTGGTTCACTAACCGTATCGCCCCCTTCCTCCCTGCCACTTCCATCGTCGCCATCGCCGTCGGAAACGAGTTCCTCACCACAACTGGTCTCGATTCCAACCCATTAACCTTGTTCACCGCAATGCAGAACATCCATTCCGTCCTTGTGGCCCGTGGCCTCGACCGCAAGATCAAGGTCACTACCCCACACAGTATGGCCGTGCTTGCCTCCTCTTTCCCTCCCTCCGCCTCCACCTTCGCTCTTAACCTCATGCCCAGCATGACTTCCATAGTTGGGTTCCTTGCAGACACTGGTGCGCCCTTCATGGTGAACGCCTACCCGTACTTCGCTTACAGAGACAACCCGTCTCGTATCGATCTCCAATACGCATTGTTAGGGAACTCCACTGGTGTCAAGGATCCCAAGGGTTATGTCTACACAAACATGCTCGACGCCCAAATCGACGCTGTCAGATCTGCCATTAACGCTCTAGGGTTTGGGAATCGTTCGATTGAAATCACCGTATCGGAATCAGGTTGGCCGTCAAAAGGAGAATCAGGCGATACTGCTGCTACGCCGGAGAACGCCAAGACTTACAATACGAGATTGATCGAACGAGGGGACTCCAATAGAGGGACACCCATGAGGCCTAAGGATGTGGTGGAGGtgtttgtgtttgctttgttcaaTGAGAACCAGAAGGAAGGTGGGGTAAGTGAGAGGAACTTTGGGATCTTTAATGGTGATGGATCGAAGGTGTATGAACTCGATCTAAGCTGCAAGTTctgcagcagtagcagcaatggTGAAGGAAAGATGAGTGGGTTTGGGGACAGAGGAACGAGTGGTCCGAGGGGTGCGTCAGTTTGGTGCGTGGCGAAGCCACATGCGGACGAGAAAGTGTTGCAGGCGGTGTTGGACTTCTGTTGTGGACCTGGTGGGGTAGACTGTAAGGAAGTGTTTCAGAGAGGGGGATGCTTTGAGCCCAATAAACTTCATGCACATGCTTCTTATGCCATGAATGCTTACTATCAGATGCATGGCAGGAACTACTGGAACTGTGacttcaaatccacaggccttGTTACCTTCAGTGATCCTA GTTATGGAGCGTGTCGTTACCCACAACAGTAG
- the LOC122661506 gene encoding anthocyanidin reductase ((2S)-flavan-3-ol-forming)-like codes for MEEQGSRQKTVCVTGGAGYIGSFLVKKLLEKGHTVHATLRSLDDHSKVGLLKNFPEANTQLRLFKADIYNPDEFNLAIQGCDFVFHVATPFQNSTQSSQYKDTTEAAVASVESIVKSCLRSGTVKRLIYTATVMAASPRKEDGSGFKDSMDESCWTPLDLPNNYYRSQFQKDYTYSKTISEKKLLNYECEENKLELVSLACGLVGGDTLLSLISGSLGCHMSQPLNNPNSHQLLEFLQELLGKVPIVHIDDVCEAHIFCMDQLSLQGRFLCASDFITTKEVADYFCRYHPEICIADEFLGRDGSNVRWASTKLNDVGFKYSYDTKLILEDSFQCLRKMSAFK; via the exons ATGGAAGAACAAGGCAGTCGCCAAAAAACTGTTTGTGTTACAGGTGGTGCAGGATATATTGGTTCTTTTCTGGTCAAGAAGCTCTTAGAGAAAGGACACACCGTCCATGCAACTCTCAGGAGTCTAG ATGACCATTCAAAGGTAGGACTTCTCAAGAACTTCCCTGAAGCAAATACCCAATTACGGTTGTTCAAGGCTGATATCTATAACCCAGATGAGTTCAATCTCGCCATCCAGGGCTGCGATTTCGTGTTCCATGTGGCCACTCCCTTTCAAAACAGCACCCAGAGCTCTCAA TACAAAGACACAACTGAAGCAGCCGTAGCATCAGTGGAGAGCATAGTGAAGTCCTGTTTAAGATCAGGAACAGTAAAGAGACTCATATATACTGCCACTGTGATGGCTGCATCACCACGGAAAGAAGATGGTTCTGGTTTCAAGGACTCCATGGATGAATCTTGTTGGACACCTCTTGATCTCCCAAATAATTATTACCGTTCCCAGTTTCAGAAG GATTATACCTATTCAAAAACTATATCAGAGAAAAAGTTATTGAACTATGAATGTGAAGAGAATAAACTGGAATTGGTGAGCTTGGCTTGTGGCCTTGTGGGAGGAGATACTCTTCTATCTCTCATATCTGGAAGCTTGGGATGCCATATGTCCCAACCTTTGAATAATCCAAACAGTCATCAACTCCTAGAATTTTTACAAGAGTTGTTGGGTAAGGTTCCTATTGTGCACATCGACGACGTATGCGAAGCCCATATCTTCTGTATGGATCAATTGTCATTGCAGGGCAGATTTTTGTGTGCAAGTGATTTTATAACTACAAAGGAGGTTGCAGATTATTTCTGTCGATATCATCCGGAAATTTGCATTGCAGACGA GTTTCTTGGACGGGATGGTAGTAATGTGCGTTGGGCTTCAACGAAGCTGAATGATGTGGGATTCAAGTATAGCTATGATACCAAGTTGATTTTAGAGGACAGCTTTCAATGTTTGAGGAAAATGAGCGCTTTCAAATAA
- the LOC122661508 gene encoding anthocyanidin reductase ((2S)-flavan-3-ol-forming)-like, protein MEEQDSRHRTVCVTGGAGYIGSSLVKKLLEKGHTVHATLRNLDDHSKVGLLKNFPEANTKLRLFKADIYNPDEFNLAIQGCDFVFHVATPFQNSTQSSQYKDTTKAAVASVESIVKTCLRSGTVKRLIYTASVMAASPWKEDGSGFKDSMDESCWTPLDLPNNYYRSNFLKDYTFSKTIAEKKLLNYECKENKLELVSLACGLVGGDTVLSYIPASLGCLMSQPLNDPNSYQSLEFLQELLGKVPIVHIDDVCEAHIFCMDQWSLQGRFLCASDFITTKEVADYFCRYHPDICIADEFLGRHGSTVRWGSTKLNDVGFKHSYDAKLIFEDSFQCLRKMGAFE, encoded by the exons ATGGAAGAACAGGACAGTCGCCACAGAACTGTTTGTGTTACAGGTGGTGCAGGTTATATTGGTTCTTCTCTGGTCAAGAAGCTCTTAGAGAAAGGCCACACCGTCCATGCAACTCTCAGGAATTTGG ACGACCATTCAAAAGTAGGACTTCTCAAGAACTTCCCTGAAGCAAATACCAAATTACGGCTGTTCAAGGCTGATATCTATAACCCAGATGAGTTCAATCTCGCCATCCAGGGCTGCGATTTCGTGTTCCATGTGGCCACTCCCTTTCAAAACAGCACCCAGAGCTCTCAA TACAAAGACACAACTAAAGCAGCCGTAGCATCAGTGGAGAGCATAGTGAAGACCTGTTTAAGATCAGGAACAGTGAAGAGACTCATATATACTGCCAGTGTGATGGCTGCATCACCATGGAAAGAAGATGGTTCTGGTTTCAAAGACTCCATGGATGAGTCTTGTTGGACACCTCTTGATCTCCCAAATAATTATTACCGTTCCAACTTTCTGAAG GATTATACATTTTCGAAAACAATAGCAGAGAAAAAGTTACTGAACTATGAATGTAAAGAGAATAAACTGGAATTGGTGAGCTTGGCTTGTGGCCTTGTGGGAGGAGATACTGTTCTATCTTACATACCTGCAAGCTTGGGATGCCTTATGTCCCAACCTTTGAATGATCCAAACAGTTATCAAAGCCTAGAATTTTTACAAGAGTTGTTGGGTAAAGTTCCAATTGTGCACATCGACGACGTATGCGAAGCCCATATCTTCTGTATGGATCAATGGTCATTGCAGGGCAGATTTTTGTGTGCAAGTGACTTCATAACTACAAAGGAGGTTGCAGATTATTTTTGTCGATATCATCCGGATATTTGCATTGCAGACGA GTTTCTTGGACGGCATGGTAGTACTGTGCGTTGGGGTTCAACGAAGCTGAATGATGTGGGATTCAAGCATAGCTATGATGCTAAGTTGATTTTTGAGGACAGCTTTCAATGTTTGAGGAAGATGGGTGCTTTTGAATAA